The Nymphaea colorata isolate Beijing-Zhang1983 chromosome 7, ASM883128v2, whole genome shotgun sequence DNA window TCTTTGTGGCTATGACATTATTGAAACTGTGCTATTAGCGCTCTTGATTGTGTAATTATTGTATTCTGTGCTATAGAAAAAAGATAACTAAAACagaacattttttattttctgtatcTTTTGTGATTCAAAAAGTCAAAACTGATGGAGATTACTTTAAGATTTTCTTATTTGTGCTGCGTTAATCAGATGATGATAGATCAACTAGGTTACATACTTTCTAGAGCTTGGTTGATTCTTCTTTTGCATATAGTCTTCTATATACTCTTCGGACTGGGTATATCACTTTTGGCTGGATTTTTCATAACATGTGCTGTATCCTACTCTCTCTCCAGATGGAGAAAGAAAGTCTTCCAACTGATCTTCCACCGCCACCACCAGTAATCCCTCCTAACGTGGTTCCAATAAAAGCTGATTTTAGTAATGCACGGGTTCCGATGGCCAGGAAGGGAACTGGGAGTCTTGGTCAGCGCATCTCTTTGTTGGCCAACCATTTTGCTGTCAGGCGTCCTACCAACATGGATGCTTGTTTTTTCCATTATAGTGTAAGTACATTCTTTTTGGCCTCATTTGCCTACCATGAATTGCCTCATTATGTCTTGTTTGCTATGATGCCTTTAGGTTTCTGTGACTTCAGAGGACTCCAGGGCTGTTGAGAGCAAGGGTATTGGAAGGAAAATTATGGACAAAGTGCAGCAAACATATAGTTCTGAACTTAGTCAGAAAGATTTTGCATATGATGGTGAGAAAAGCCTGTTTACTTATGGAGAGCTGCCTAAAAAGACACTGAACTTCACTGTCATATTGGAAAGATCAAATGGCCGAGGGTACCAAAGTTTTGgatgttgtttctttttgttgttttttttttcatattttgttctaTCGTCTTTAAACCTTTCGTGGTTTCCCTTTGCGTTATTTCTAATATGCATCCAGTGGTGGAGATGGTAATGGGAATGGCAGCCCTAGTGATGGTGAAAGAAAGCGAATGAAGCGTGGTGGACGATCTCGCAAATTTGATGTTGAGATCAGTTTTGCTGCCAAGATACCTCTTCGCCAAATTGAAGCAGCTATGAGAGGAGAGGATTCTGGACAGGAGGCCCTTCGTGTTCTGGACATCATTCTGCGACAGCATGCAGCTAAAAAGTGGATGATTATTCAGATTCCTTTTTAATGCTAAATTTGATGATTAATGAATAATGATATGGTGCTGTTTTCTGCTTATTTCATCTCTAATTATTGTTGACGATATCCTCTTTTATGATGTTCAGGGGTTGCCTGCTTGTCCGCCAGTCATTTTTCCATGATGATTCAAGGAATTTTGTGGATATTGGTGGAGGAGTTGTAGGTTGTAGGGGTTTCCATTCATCTTTTAGGCCCACACAGGGTGGATTGTCTCTGAATATAGGTGTGGTAACTTGTTTAGTTGTCAATACAGTATCATTTATTTGACTTCAAAAATTGACTTCTTGTGTTCTGGAATAGATGTGACGACTACAATGATACTGAAGCCTGGTCCTGTGATAAACTTCCTTCTTGAAAATCAAAACGTTAGAGATCCTTTTAGAATTGACTGGCAGAAGGTTAGGTGACTGCTTTTGGTCTGTAGCCCATGCCAATGCGGAAGGGCATTAATCATGatgcttataagttataacattTGTTCAACAACTTTAGGCAAGACGGATGCTGAAGAACCTTAGGATCAGGACGACTCACAATTCTATGGAATTCAAGATATTTGGTCTCAGCGAGCATCCTTGCAACCAACAGtagtatgtatatatttttcatcttctctgTGCTTCTTCTTAGTAACTGGGGACAATCTCAAATATATCTTTGTATTTGATGATGACCTCTTGGGTTGACATGGCTGCAGCTTTTCATTGCGTGTGAAAAATGGCGGTAATCCTGATGCTCAGGATACTAGAGAAGTCACTGTTTATGAATATTTTCGAAAAGAGAAAGGTGTGGAACTGAAAGATTCAGCATCCCTTCCATGCATTGATGCTGGCAGGCCTAACCATCCAAACTATATTCCAATTGAGGTTTTATGTTCACCTGGTTTGCTTTAAGTTGGATTACATTTTTAGATGGTTTTGTAAGTATTTTGTGGTTGCCTCGTCTTTCAGCTTTGTTCGCTTTTGTCACTGCAAAGGTATACAAAGTCTCTCTCCTCTCAACAGAGGGCTTCCTTGGTTGAGAAATCAAGACAGAAGCCTCAGGAGCGTATGAGGACATTAACAGATGTATGTGTTTTGTATTTTTGCCTTTTCTGTATCACAAGTTGTACAGTGGATCTGATTCACTATTTGCTTGGTTCTGTAGGCTATGCGATCAAACAGATATCATGAGGATCCTATTCTATCTGCCTGTGGCATTAATTTCAGTGACCAATTTGTGCAGCTGGAAGGCAGAATTTTGCCTTCTCCAAAGGTATACATTTGCTTAATTAGCTTCATCATTTTTTGATGTTTACAATATTTTAATATATCATTGGGTAATGTCCACAACTTACTCCATGTTTTGCTTGAGGTTTAAAGCTTGTATTTGGAAATGGAGAGTCTTTTGCACCCCGAAATGGCCGGTGGAATCTCAATCAAAAGGTGATGATCATTCAATTACCTGTTTGTCTTTGCAATTTCTATTTGCAGTAGCTGCATTGGGTTCCTAGTGAATATTAGTGACATAGTTTTTCTCTCATAATTCATGTATCAGCAAATGCTTCAACCAATCCGCATTCAGCGATGGGCGATTGTTAATTTTTCTGCAAGATGTGATACTGAACATCTTGCTAGGGAGCTCATTAATACTGGCAGGAACAAAGGAATTGTAAGTTGTGACATCTTATGACCCTCTCAAGGTTTGTCTTAATTCATTTTTCTGCTATTGCATTAACATGTACTAGTGTACTGTTTCCTGAGCAGCAAATCGAACCACCATTTGCAACATTTGAAGAATCGCCCCAGTTTCGGAATGCCTCACCTGTTGTCAGAGTTGATAAAATGTTTGATCAGCTCAAATCTGGTTTGCCAGGGCCTCCAGAGTTTATTCTTTGTGTTTTGTCTGAGCGGAAAAATTCATATGTCTATGGTAAATGAAAATTCACTTTATGCCTCCAATGCCAAATTCTCTTAGATGTGTctggattaatttttttccatcatttagggccatggaagaagaaaactcTTTCTGATGTAGGCATTGTGACACAATGCATAGCACCTTCACATAAGATCAATGACCAGTATTTGACCAATGTATTGCTGAAAATCAACTCGAAGGTTTGATGACATTGTCATTCTTTTCAGGTTTGATCATCTTAAGCAATTCTCTtatacacttcttcattttgtcattcagCTTGGTGGAATTAATTCCTTGCTATCCATTGAGAAGACACCAAGTATTCCAATTATATCCACATCCCCAACAATAATCCTTGGGTTGGATGTGTCTCATGGATCGCCGGGTCATTCTGACATGCCTTCCATTGCAGCTGTAATGATTCTTTTTGCTATTTCTTCTAAAGCcattgttatatattttttttgacatCTTCTGTTGAGTATACAGCTTCATaattcttattgtttatataacTTAATGTAGCTTTGATATGGATCTACTTGGGGTTGTGAAATAATAGGTTGTTAGCTCTCGTGAGTGGCCTCTAATTTCTCGATATAGAGCAGCTGTGAGGACGCAGTCACCTAAGGTTGAAATGATCGATTCTCTGTTCAAGCCGTCTGTCCACGAGGATAAGAAAACTGATCATGGAATTATCAAGTTGAGTTAACTGATTCAAATTTCTCCCGAAAATTAGTTTGTTTTTCTAACTTTATGGATCGGAGATTGTATCTTGTTAATTAGTTGTTTTGCAAGTTTACTTGTTGGCATGCTTGCTCAATATTGTCCATCTATGTTTACAAGTTACAACATATGTAATCGAGCAGCCTTCCTAGTGTTCCTTGTGGTCAACTTACCGATGGTATAGTATGTGTGGttaaattttcttccttttcatgaTTGCTGGCAGCGAACTATTAATAGATTTCTACCAGAGTAGTAGGCAAAGAAAACCAGAGAAGATGATCATTTTCAGGTGAAGATCAATGTCATTCCCCCTTTCTTAGATTCTTAAACAATTTTTTCTGGTTTAagatatatttaatatttcttCTATTTGAATTCATTCAGGGATGGCGTCAGTGAGTCTCAATTCAATCAAGTTCTTAATATTGAATTGGAGCAGATTATCGAGGTACCTCTATAATTCTTATTGGTAAAGTAAATGTTAGTGAGCTGTTTCAGTATACATGAAACTGTGCTAATTTGTTTTAAACAATTCTCCTGTAGGCTTGTGACTTCCTTGAGCCAGGATATCGTCCTAAGATCACTCTCATTGTTGCCCAGAAGAATCACCACACCAAGCTTTTTCAGAATAGTCCAGAAAATGTGCCACCTGGTATATTGTCTTGAAGACTTGGACAAATGTTCCACCTTTTTCgttaatttgttttgttttaggTGTACATTGTGTTTCATAGAATTTCTTGAGTATCAGAATCTGTTTCATATACCTTGCTGTAGGTACTGTTGTGGACACAAAGATTTGCCATCCTCGGAATTTTGACTTCTACATGTGTGCTCATGCAGGAATGATTGTAAGTCTTCTCATTTTCTCCTTTACATAGTTTAGATGcttgtgttattattttaaaatttaaatctacTCTTTCTGGTTTGAAGGGTACCACTCGGCCAACCCACTATCACATATTGGTGGACGAGATTGGGTTTTCTGCTGATGATCTGCAAATGCTTGTTCACTCTCTCTCCTACGTGTAGGTTTTAACTCTGGGTGATCATGACAGTTATGAGATATTTGATATGGTTGTTTGCACAACTCATCACATCTTCTTCGTTGGCTATTTGCAGGTACCAACGAAGCACAACTGCCATATCTATTGGTGAGCAGTGATGgttgttgtttttccttttcccttttcttattGTTTGTTGTTTTATGACGTAAAACTTAATCACTTTTAGCCTTTACATTTTTACTGATATGATTCATATTTCATGTAGTTGCACCTATAAGCTATGCACATTTGGCAGCTGCTCAGATGTCTCAGTTCATAAAGGGAGAATATGATTCCTCTGATACTTCAAGCAGCCATGGTGGTGTTACCATACCTGGGACTTTGCAAATTCCTGCGATGCCAAAGTTGCACGAAAAAGTCTGCACCAAAATGTTCTTCTGTTGAAGGCTGTTTTCGGTTGCTCATGCTGTGAATAGTTCATTTGGAAGGGTCTCCAAGTTTTTTGTAGTTTCCACGTACACATGGAAACATGTGATCCGCCCGCCTCGTCTGGAGCCTGCTCTCAATTCATTTAATCTTTTGTACAGAAAAATGGCAGTTCCCTCAAACATTTTAGATTACTTTGACGTCGGCTTTCAGCACTGATCAAGTGTAGTTACAGAACTCATACCTTTCTAGGCCAGTTAGCTCAGATCAAGTGTAGCAACTAAACTATACAGAATTGTTGCATGAAATCAACCGAATTATtttggtcgcatggcctatgtACAAGTTACTTCTGCTTTTGTCCGTTCTTTGAGAGTTATTATATGCCATTATTCAGCCTGTTAGATGGAATGGTTTACCTCTTTTCATTATTTCAGTCCCTGTGGGTCTATTCTATCGATTTATACAAATAAGTTATTTTTAACTTTGGCTATCCTGGTTGCAGTACTTCCTGTTAGTCTGGACTTGAACTGCATGCTATGGGTTTATCGTTAAAACCGATGGCTGTGATGTGGTGAAGGAGTCCCATTGGATCACATGGTGTAAATGGTTCGGTTGACATTGCTTTGTGCTGCTTCATGCGATATTTAGTACCGTTGTTTAGGAACAGTTTTAACACCTCAGCCGGAAGCATGGTTTAATTAGAGTTCACTCGAATAAGGTTTATATAATGTTTACTGTTAATGAAATCGTGGGTTCTCCTATATGAAATATGTTGCGCTTGCCACTCTGAGTTGGGTGGTATCATGCTGGACTTTATAATAAAAAAGTGTTTTGTCAGGTTTAAGACTTTGCAGGAATGCAAGTGCTCCATATAACCAAAGATTCTCTTCAAAGTTAAAAATCGTTCCACATTAGCTTAGAAGTTACTACAATTCTTGTCCGAAAGGCCAAGAAAGTTGACCTCTCTGCTTGGTGTTACTTGAACGTAGCCACGGCctgacagaaaagaaaaggtgtAACCTGTGTGTATGTATGCGTTCTTACGGTTCCATGTTTATGTCGATGGAATTTTATTCTTTATGGGTTAACCAATTTTTATCTAACTGTAGGTTTTGGGATCATAGTCTGGAGATCATCTTTTAAGTTATGTTTTAAACTTGAAGCCGAAGGTTCTACGTTTTATCATAACCAGGCATGTTCGAGAAGGAAAATGATTCATGTTCCTTCTGTCGATCAACTTACAAGCtcttatatattatttcaccAAGTCTCTATCACATTGATGCCCATGCTTTCTCAGCCCATCCCAGTGGACGCTAGACATGTATTCACTCACATGTACACATACTAATGCATGCACACATGTCCATTTTGAATACAGCAGAAGACGGGTTGGGCTGGAGCTGGTGTTGTTAGGATGCAGAAGCTGCACATGTCGGCAGATCCTTTCAGTAGTTTGGTAAAGTTCGAAGTATGGGATTGCTTTCAAAGAAGATGACAGGCTTGAGATCAAAGCTTGCAGAAACTGTTGGCATGATAGGGAAGTCCTCTTGGCAAGGGATGTGGTGGAAGCCTAGTGTGTACCACGGCACAATATCCTTGTCCTGTATAGATCGATCCCTGCAAATCGAacacgaaaaaagaaaaaggttggtTCATGTCAGTCTTCACTTATAAAACTTTGTCGGAGAAGGTTGATATAATGGGATGGATTTTGGCTGTCCTGTGGCAATGGTTTGTCAAGTCTCATCTGTACCATTCCTTGTGAAAACTAATGCCACTAGTGTAAAATCTGAGTTCTTGGAGGTAGGGATCTAGTAAATGATCTGGATTCGGGTCGGATGTCTTAATCAAATTCTACGTAAACCGAGTTCAATTTATACTTGAATTCAGAAAAATCCGAATTCAGATCTGCTATCATAGGGTTTGACATTGGCATGTAACTGGGTAGAAACCTATCCAAACCCAATCACCTAACAGATTCAGATATCCCACAGCATGCTGAACCTGATACCGGTTAGCAAATGGGTTCAGATTTCTTCAGCAGATCATATGTATGTGATCCGACATGCATCCCCAGAGGAGGTATACCCCAGGAAAAGGTTCAGGGTTCTGTCTAGTAGTGATACCTTCGAGACCATACAGCAAGATTATCATCTCCTTGGCTCTGGTATGCCAGCAACCCTCCTGCCCACTCCTCGTTTCTGTTCTAAGGAATCACCCATATCTGCATTCCATTCAATTTCGAGGATAGTATTAACCAACAAAAGCAGGCCATTAACATGAACTACTAAAATCTCTCTAGTTTTGGAGCAGTGGTGATCAGAGAGTGGCCTTTGATTGTTCTTACTATGCTATTTGTCCATGTTTTTATTCTGAATTAATCATGGCAGGCATGATGAAAGCAGAGttatagaagaagaaattgacTTATAGAAGAAGGAAATTATGGTCAGATAGGAACCTGGTTGTTGGTGAAAGTTCCTCTTTGCTGTGGAGGATCACTCCCATCCAACAGACTTGCTGCTGTAGCTGCAGGACCACCTTGTACCCAACTGGGTTGCCTACCTTTGTCTTCTTTGAAGTGTTTACCTCATGAAACTCATAGGGCTGTTACAGTCTGAGCTTGACCTGGGCATCCCTTTCGGTCCGCGCCACCTCCCGGACCGCCTTCAAGAAACTTATCGGTAGCAgaggattttcttttttgagaatttttagcAAAAAGCATTATGTAACTCCTGTTACAGTAAATACCAATTATTATTTTGCCATTGCCTTCTTTCTCTTGTCCTCCTCTCCGCTTCGCCGCTTTCTCTTCAGTTCTCCGCTTCTGTgtccttgtttttcttccttcccgTTCCCGCTCGATCGTGCCGCCTGCCGTCGTCGACGCCGGCGGTGTTCTTGAGACTCAAGGTTCtgttgcttttttgtttttctccgtTCCGATTATGCCTCTTGCTGAATATTGTCATCTTTTCTCATTCTGTCTGTCGTTGGACATTATCGGTGGATAGGTTTCTGTTTGCGATGCTGAACACACACACCACTACGCGGAAGCGGGGTCATTTTAATATGTTCTTGAAGTCATGCATTCTCTGTTATTCATTTTGAGCAGCATTTATGTTAAATATTTTATAGGAGGCTGTTTGGAGGGCTGCAAAACGAGCCAAGTTGACTCGACTTGAGCTCGATTCGTCTTTTATATTAATCAggctcgagcttaaatataaattaaaatatgttaatAAACTCGACTAAactttaatctcattttttattttacattttttatttttcctcttttttttcaatctcattttttttttgttttaagctttttaatttttcctctttttttttcttccactcACCTAGCCACGTTTCTTTAAAACTCATTATTATACTTTCAATCAatcattctttcattttcttttccattttcttgcttttttttttcttttcccagcACGCCGCCGATTAGTGACACTTTCGCATGCTCGAGCCCTTAGATGCCGCAAAAAAGAAAGGCATTACTGATAATAAATGAGTTTAAACGAGCcgctcaagtcgagctcaaaggtcgagtcgagctcaagtcgagctcgagctgtcgagctgagctcaagtcgagctcgagctgtcgagctgagctcaagctcaagttaaCTGGTGTGCAACCGTACTGTTTGGCCTCCTCCACCCTTTACAAACGCCAGGCACCCGATGCTgctgagttttttttattataaagaaaaaaaatttgaaaccatTCTATCTAAAGATCAGACGGTTTTGATGAGCGGTCCATTTGACATCAAACTTACTTGgttcagttatatatatatatggggcactcatcttttaaaaaaaaaattacaagctCCACACAAACACATCGAATCCGTGCAGCCACCACCTTGCCTCCACCACAAACACACAAGCTAATATATTAagtaaataatatatatatatatatatatatatatatatatatatatatatatatatatatatgaaggcaTAGCGAAATCCATGActtattattattcttttgtCTGAGGATATTGAAATTACGGTTCGTACGTTCGAATATCAGCTTGCAAGGTCTATTTTATGCTTCTGCCATTTGTGAGTTGTTCTGTGTCCTTTAATGGCTTACTTCGATGATTGTTatacttcaattttttggtttattCTTTGTATCTAtgacattattgaaactttgcTGTTAGCGCTGTTGACTGTGTAATTATTGTATTTTGTGCTACAGTCAAAAGGTAAATAAAACAGAgcattcttaattttttctctcttataaTTTAAAGATTCAAAACTGATAGAGATTACTTTAAAGTCACCTTCTTTGTGTTGGGTTAATCAGATGAAGACAGATCAAACAGGTTACGTACTTCCTACAGCATGGTCTATCCTTCTTTTGTATATATGCCTCTATCTCCTCTTTGGACTGGTATTTTTCATAACAGTCAGTGTATCCTCCTCTCTCTCCAGATGGAGAAAGAAAGTCTTCCAACTGATCTTCCACCGACACCACCAGTAATCCCTCCTGATGTGGTTCCAATAAAAGCTGATCCTCGTCATGTACGAGTTCCGATGGCCAGGAAGGGAACCGGGAGTATTGGCCACCGTATCTCCTTGTCGGCCAACCATTTTGCTGTCATGCGTCCTACCAACATGGATGCTTGTTTTTTCCATTACAGTGTAAGAACTTTTTTTGCTTCATTAGTCTACCATGAAAGTGCTTCATTATGTCTTGTTTGCTATGATGCTTCTGTGACTTCAGAGGACTCCAGGGCTGCTGAGAGCAAGGGTATTGGAAGGAAAATTatggacaaagtgcaacaaacATATAGTTCTGAACTTAGTCAGAAAGTTTTTGCATATGATGGTGCGAAAAGCCTGTTTACTTATGGAGAGCTGCCTAAAAAGACACTGAACTTCACTGTCATATTGGAAAGTTCATATGGCCGAGGGTACCAAAGTTTTGCATGttatatgttatttctttttcctgcaattttttttttttaagttttggttCTGTCATGTTTAAAGCTTTCATGGTTTCATTTGCATTGTTTCTAATATACATCCAGTGGTGGAGATGGCAACGGGCATGGAAGCCCCAGTGAGGGTGAAAGAAAGCGAATGAAGCGTGGTGGACGATCTCGTAAATTTGATGTTGAGATTTGCTATGCTGCCAAGATACCTCTCCGCCAAATTGAAGCAGCTATGAGAGGAGAGGAGTCTGGACAGGGGGCCCTTCGTGTTCTGGACATCATTCTGCGACAGCACGCAGCTAAAAAGTGGATGATTCTTCAGATTCCTTTTTACTACTAAATTTGATGATTAATGATATGGTACTGTTTTCTGCTGACTTCATCTCTAATTATTGTTGATGATATCCTCTTTTATGATGTTCAGGGGCTGCCTGCTTGTCGGCCAGTCATCTTTCCATGATGATTCAAGGAACTTTGTGGGTATTGGTGGAGGAGTTGTAGGTTGTAGGGGTTTCCATTCATCTTTTAGGCCTGCACAGGGTGGATTGTCTCTGAATATAGGTGTGGTAACTGTTCTAGTTGTCAATACAGTAGTATCATTTATTTGACTGCAACAAGTGACGTTTTGTGTTTTGGAATAGATGTGACGACTACAATGATACTGAAGCCTGGTCCTGTGATGAACTTCCTTCTTGAAAATCAAAACGTTAGAGATCCTTTTAGAATTGACTGGCAGAAGGTTAGGTGATTGCTTTTGGTCTGTAGCCCATGCCAATGCGGAAGGGCATTAATCATGATGCTTATAACATTTGTTCAACAACTTTAGGCAAGACGGATGCTGAAGAACCTTAGGATCAGGACGACTCACAATTCTATGGAATTCAAGATATCTGGTCTCAGCGAGCATCCTTGCAACCAACAGtagtatgtatatattttccatCTTCTCTGTGCTTCTTCTTAGTAACTGGGGACATTCTCAAATATATCTTTGGTATTTGATGATGACTTCATGGATTGACATGGCTGCAGCTTTTCATTGCGCGTGAAAAATGACGGTAATCCTGATGCTCAGGAGACTAGAGAAATCACTGTTTATGAATATTTTCGAAAAGAGAAAGGCGTGGAACTGAAAGATTCAGCGCCCCTTCCATGCATTGATGTTGGCAGGCCTAATCATCCAAACTATATTCCAATTGAGGTTTTGTGTTCACCTGGTTTGCTTGAAGTTGGATTACATTTTTAGATGATCTTGTAAGTATTTTGTGGTTGGCTTGTCTTTCAGCTTTGTTCACTTCTGTCTCTGCAAAGGTATACAAAGTCTCTCTCCTCTCAACAGAGGGCTTCCTTGGTTGAGAAATCAAGACAGAAGCCTCAGGAGCGTATGAGGACATTAACAGATGTATGTGTTTTGTATTTTTGCCTTTTCTGTATCACAAGTTGTATAGTGGATCTGATTCACTATTTGCTTGGTTCTGTAGGCTATGCGATCAAACAGATATCATGAGGATCCTATTCTATCTGCCTGTGGCATTAATTTCAGTGATCAATTTGTACGGCTGGAAGGCAGAATTTTGCCTTCTCCAACGGTATACATTTGCTTTACTAGCTTCATCACTTTTTGATGTTtccaatattttattatatcattAGGTAATGTCCACAACTCACTCCATGTTTTGCTTGTGGTTTAAAGCTTGTATTTGGAAAAGGGGAGTCTTTTGCACCCCGAAATGGCTGGTGGAATTTCAATCAAAAGGTGCTGATCCTCTAATTATctgtttatttttgtaatttctgtTTGGTGGCTGTATTGGTTTCCAAGTGAATGTTAGGGACATAATTTTTCTCTCATAATTTATGTATCAGCAAATGCTTGAACCAAGCCACATTCAGCGATGGGCGATTGTTAATTTTTCTGCAAGATGTGATATTGAGCTTCTTGCTAGGAAGCTTGCTAATACTGGCTATAATAAGGGAATTGTAAGTTGTGACATCTTATGAACTGTCTCAACGTTTTTCTTAATTCATTTTTCTGATATTGCATTAACCTGTACTGT harbors:
- the LOC116257418 gene encoding protein argonaute 4-like isoform X1; protein product: MEKESLPTDLPPTPPVIPPDVVPIKADPRHVRVPMARKGTGSIGHRISLSANHFAVMRPTNMDACFFHYSVRTFFASLVYHESASLCLVCYDASVTSEDSRAAESKGIGRKIMDKVQQTYSSELSQKVFAYDGAKSLFTYGELPKKTLNFTVILESSYGRGGGDGNGHGSPSEGERKRMKRGGRSRKFDVEICYAAKIPLRQIEAAMRGEESGQGALRVLDIILRQHAAKKGCLLVGQSSFHDDSRNFVGIGGGVVGCRGFHSSFRPAQGGLSLNIDVTTTMILKPGPVMNFLLENQNVRDPFRIDWQKARRMLKNLRIRTTHNSMEFKISGLSEHPCNQQYFSLRVKNDGNPDAQETREITVYEYFRKEKGVELKDSAPLPCIDVGRPNHPNYIPIELCSLLSLQRYTKSLSSQQRASLVEKSRQKPQERMRTLTDAMRSNRYHEDPILSACGINFSDQFVRLEGRILPSPTLVFGKGESFAPRNGWWNFNQKQMLEPSHIQRWAIVNFSARCDIELLARKLANTGYNKGIHIAAPCATFEESPQFRNASPAVRVDKMFDHYNSCLLEDLEFILCVLSEKKNSYVYGPWKKKTLSDLGIVTQCIAPSHKINDQQYLTNVLLKINSKLGGINSLLSFEKTPSIPIISTSPTIILGLDVSHGSPGHSDMPSIAAVVSSREWPLISRYRAAVRTQSPKVEMIDSLFKPSVHEDKKTDLGIINELLIDFYQSCGRKPEKIIIFRDGVSESQFNQVLNIELKQITEACDFIESGYQPKITLIVAQMNHHTKLFQDSPENVPPGTVVDTKICHPLNFDFYMCAHAGMIGTTRPTHYHILVDEIGFSADDLQMLVHSLSYVYQRSTTAISIVAPISYAHLAAAQMSQFIKGEYDSSDTSSSHGVITIPGNLQIPAMPKLHKKVCTKMFFC
- the LOC116257419 gene encoding protein argonaute 4-like, with product MEKESLPTDLPPPPPVIPPNVVPIKADFSNARVPMARKGTGSLGQRISLLANHFAVRRPTNMDACFFHYSVSVTSEDSRAVESKGIGRKIMDKVQQTYSSELSQKDFAYDGEKSLFTYGELPKKTLNFTVILERSNGRGGGDGNGNGSPSDGERKRMKRGGRSRKFDVEISFAAKIPLRQIEAAMRGEDSGQEALRVLDIILRQHAAKKGCLLVRQSFFHDDSRNFVDIGGGVVGCRGFHSSFRPTQGGLSLNIDVTTTMILKPGPVINFLLENQNVRDPFRIDWQKARRMLKNLRIRTTHNSMEFKIFGLSEHPCNQQYFSLRVKNGGNPDAQDTREVTVYEYFRKEKGVELKDSASLPCIDAGRPNHPNYIPIELCSLLSLQRYTKSLSSQQRASLVEKSRQKPQERMRTLTDAMRSNRYHEDPILSACGINFSDQFVQLEGRILPSPKLVFGNGESFAPRNGRWNLNQKQMLQPIRIQRWAIVNFSARCDTEHLARELINTGRNKGIQIEPPFATFEESPQFRNASPVVRVDKMFDQLKSGLPGPPEFILCVLSERKNSYVYGPWKKKTLSDVGIVTQCIAPSHKINDQYLTNVLLKINSKLGGINSLLSIEKTPSIPIISTSPTIILGLDVSHGSPGHSDMPSIAAVVSSREWPLISRYRAAVRTQSPKVEMIDSLFKPSVHEDKKTDHGIINELLIDFYQSSRQRKPEKMIIFRDGVSESQFNQVLNIELEQIIEACDFLEPGYRPKITLIVAQKNHHTKLFQNSPENVPPGTVVDTKICHPRNFDFYMCAHAGMIGTTRPTHYHILVDEIGFSADDLQMLVHSLSYVYQRSTTAISIVAPISYAHLAAAQMSQFIKGEYDSSDTSSSHGGVTIPGTLQIPAMPKLHEKVCTKMFFC
- the LOC116257418 gene encoding protein argonaute 4-like isoform X2, which encodes MDKVQQTYSSELSQKVFAYDGAKSLFTYGELPKKTLNFTVILESSYGRGGGDGNGHGSPSEGERKRMKRGGRSRKFDVEICYAAKIPLRQIEAAMRGEESGQGALRVLDIILRQHAAKKGCLLVGQSSFHDDSRNFVGIGGGVVGCRGFHSSFRPAQGGLSLNIDVTTTMILKPGPVMNFLLENQNVRDPFRIDWQKARRMLKNLRIRTTHNSMEFKISGLSEHPCNQQYFSLRVKNDGNPDAQETREITVYEYFRKEKGVELKDSAPLPCIDVGRPNHPNYIPIELCSLLSLQRYTKSLSSQQRASLVEKSRQKPQERMRTLTDAMRSNRYHEDPILSACGINFSDQFVRLEGRILPSPTLVFGKGESFAPRNGWWNFNQKQMLEPSHIQRWAIVNFSARCDIELLARKLANTGYNKGIHIAAPCATFEESPQFRNASPAVRVDKMFDHYNSCLLEDLEFILCVLSEKKNSYVYGPWKKKTLSDLGIVTQCIAPSHKINDQQYLTNVLLKINSKLGGINSLLSFEKTPSIPIISTSPTIILGLDVSHGSPGHSDMPSIAAVVSSREWPLISRYRAAVRTQSPKVEMIDSLFKPSVHEDKKTDLGIINELLIDFYQSCGRKPEKIIIFRDGVSESQFNQVLNIELKQITEACDFIESGYQPKITLIVAQMNHHTKLFQDSPENVPPGTVVDTKICHPLNFDFYMCAHAGMIGTTRPTHYHILVDEIGFSADDLQMLVHSLSYVYQRSTTAISIVAPISYAHLAAAQMSQFIKGEYDSSDTSSSHGVITIPGNLQIPAMPKLHKKVCTKMFFC